A stretch of the Chiloscyllium plagiosum isolate BGI_BamShark_2017 chromosome 25, ASM401019v2, whole genome shotgun sequence genome encodes the following:
- the LOC122562571 gene encoding protein phosphatase Slingshot homolog 1-like isoform X5 — MQDLQSMRADSPPMFVDKPTENELTERLIKNKLRYIMMSKDLENVTSKDIRNELEQQMNCTLKEYKGFIDNEMLIILGQMDKATLIFDHLYLGSEWNASNLEELQSTGVGYILNVTREVDNFFPGLFCYHNIRVFDEDATDLLAYWNDAYNFITKAKKDHSKCLVHCKMGISRSASTVIAYAMKEYRWSLEEAYKYVKEKRSVAQPNAGFMRQLAEYEGILDASKHRHNILWRRNSESGLQETVRDPMLQSSKASTPHDLNRCKAVIQHTCEEQKYNDAETSLNVAVTNKDEIEPVNFNYYFRCLSEPVTDSAYNRQQKELEQLSVQVDNVEKNEIQIDNEDFRCTEDSAHDTRMLASSQLQDSYDNKSRLLGQQGNTLKISTAVEEPEEENENTMNLDMHDQGDHFMVNGPNTENDAEAIANLKGMLEPDSTSSVESQLSKDNVNNNNNTTRNYLKEDEDLTTTETSNSIKPINKFALDCSDSVSNIMCERFMDRSKNLYQVQICSTCNKESQGTKSSGLGYLSSGASDVQMTEAFYSVPNETEMTEKPVNKIDAIYTTDTILLHETAETDVGLRTNCEEQHRKTMVAYHNCKNVTSNFHTEVLVLDAVTSLSDRRQDLKQLPVVSPCMGSHEYQKTLINSNTRFVPLGSKADEQVLQLPEFKMHQSEENLSQLTRNAATLGNEWDNMAEIMEQSHGTHSLPSSRQPIKDKLVVFPSSSNEKMSAKPKKEMEKSKIQSYLMQHQESILQLQKAGLVRKHTKELERLMFLTSPNSQNFEKRKNIFADSDSLDLTVHEPTVDIQDLTQSYEDMENSVLSEPSYYEFNFMNGLCQKTSTPYINNRNRSGYLTKDRLQQICATLIPSPLTSSLTRSSSSDSLHSIQGQPGLVELRRQEIEARMRQAGLTICSEMKRSHSIAKLASLTMPNEDLSSKEKEAETFIGSSNIKLDESLLLPNIVEKMKWKSSRCEEMGMQPEQTSIMEPLKSIETSSSILEHKTLPYIQRTNQVEHSCQMFSPTKYSISDPEVTQQFEDFTSVPSSGLSQFHIRSANELCPLASKEQNV, encoded by the exons GGTTCAGAGTGGAATGCTTCGAACTTGGAAGAACTTCAAAGCACAGG TGTTGGGTACATCTTAAATGTAACCAGAGAAGTAGATAACTTCTTCCCAGGATTGTTCTGCTATCACAATATACGGGTGTTTGATGAGGATGCTACGGACCTATTGGCATATTGGAATGATGCATATAACTTCATAACAAAAGCCAA GAAAGATCATTCCAAGTGTCTGGTACATTGCAAAATGGGCATTAGCCGGTCTGCATCAACAGTCATCGCATATGCAATGAAAGAATATAGATGGTCACTCGAGGAAGCCTACAAATATGTGAAGGAGAAACGGAGTGTTGCACAACCAAATGCAGGGTTCATGAGGCAGTTGGCAGAATATGAAGGCATATTAGATGCTAG taaaCACCGACATAATATCTTGTGGAGGCGCAACTCTGAGAGTGGCTTACAAGAGACTGTGAGGGATCCAATGTTGCAGAGCAGTAAAGCATCTACTCCGCACGACTTGAACAGATGTAAAGCAGTAATTCAGCATACATGTGAGGAACAGAAATATAATGATGCTGAAACATCTCTGAATGTAGCAGTGACTAATAAGGATGAAATTGAGCCAGTTAATTTCAATTACTACTTCAGGTGTTTGTCAGAGCCTGTTACAGACAGTGCCTACAACAGGCAGCAGAAAGAGCTAGAACAATTGTCAGTTCAAGTTGACAATGTAGAAAAGAATGAAATTCAGATTGATAATGAAGATTTCAGGTGCACGGAAGATAGTGCCCATGATACCAGGATGCTTgcatcatctcagcttcaggatagTTATGACAATAAAAGCAGACTGCTCGGCCAACAAGGAAATACACTCAAAATCTCAACAGCAGTGGAGGAGCCAGAAGAGGAAAATGAAAACACAATGAATTTGGATATGCATGATCAAGGTGACCACTTCATGGTAAATGGACCTAATACAGAAAATGATGCAGAGGCCATTGCAAATCTAAAGGGTATGCTAGAGCCAGATTCAACATCAAGTGTTGAAAGTCAACTCAGTAAAGACAACGTGAATAATAACAACAACACCACAAGAAATTATTTGAAAGAGGATGAA GATCTAACTACGACTGAAACCTCCAACAGTATCAAACCTATTAATAAATTTGCTTTGGACTGCTCAGACTCAGTAAGTAACATTATGTGTGAGCGATTTATGGATCGTTCTAAAAACTTGTATCAGGTACAGATATGTAGTACCTGCAATAAAGAAAGCCAAGGAACTAAGTCTAGTGGTTTGGGATATTTATCAAGTGGAGCTTCAGATGTTCAAATGACTGAAGCTTTCTATTCGGTTCCCAATGAAACAGAAATGACAGAAAAACCTGTTAATAAAATTGATGCCATTTACACAACTGATACAATACTTTTGCATGAAACTGCAGAAACAGATGTAGGTTTAAGAACAAACTGTGAAGAACAGCATCGAAAAACCATGGTGGCTTATCACAATTGCAAAAATGTGACCAGTAATTTCCATACTGAAGTATTGGTTCTTGATGCAGTGACTTCATTGTCTGATAGACGCCAAGACTTGAAACAGTTGCCAGTAGTAAGCCCATGTATGGGCAGCCATGAATATCAAAAAACTTTAATCAATTCAAATACTAGGTTTGTCCCTTTAGGTTCTAAAGCCGATGAACAAGTGCTGCAGCTTCCAGAATTCAAAATGCATCAGTCAGAAGAGAATTTAAGTCAGTTAACACGTAATGCTGCAACTTTAGGAAATGAATGGGATAATATGGCAGAAATTATGGAACAGTCTCATGGTACGCATTCTCTGCCATCTAGTAGGCAACCAATTAAAGATAAGTTAGTAGTTTTTCCTAGCAGCAGTAATGAAAAAATGAGTGCTAAGCCAAAGAAAGAGATGGAAAAATCAAAAATCCAAAGTTATTTGATGCAGCATCAAGAATCTATCCTTCAGCTACAGAAGGCTGGCTTGGTTAGAAAACACACCAAAGAATTGGAAAGGCTAATGTTTTTAACATCTCCAAATAGCCAAAACTTtgaaaaaaggaaaaacatatttgCAGACAGCGATTCCTTGGATTTGACTGTGCATGAGCCCACGGTAGacattcaggatcttacacagTCTTACGAAGATATGGAGAACAGTGTGTTGTCTGAGCCTAGCTATTATGAGTTTAATTTTATGAATGGCTTATGCCAGAAAACATCCACACCTTATATAAATAATAGAAATCGATCAGGATATCTCACTAAGGATCGCTTGCAGCAAATCTGTGCAACACTGATACCGTCTCCTTTAACTTCAAGCTTGACTCGTAGCTCCAGCAGTGATAGCCTTCACAGTATTCAAGGACAACCTGGTTTGGTTGAACTACGGAGACAGGAAATCGAAGCCAGGATGCGTCAGGCAGGACTGACCATTTGTTCAGAAATGAAGCGATCTCATTCTATTGCCAAACTTGCAAGCCTGACCATGCCTAATGAGGATCTGTCATCCAAGGAGAAAGAAGCTGAAACTTTTATAGGTTCAAGTAACATTAAATTGGACGAGAGTTTATTGTTGCCTAATATTGTTGAAAAAATGAAGTGGAAAAGCAGTCGTTGTGAGGAAATGGGTATGCAACCAGAACAAACTTCAATCATGGAGCCACTAAAATCAATTGAGACTTCCAGTTCTATATTGGAACATAAAACTCTGCCTTATATTCAGCGCACTAATCAAGTTGAACACTCTTGCCAGATGTTTTCTCCTACAAAATACAGTATTAGCGATCCAGAGGTTACACAGCAATTTGAAGACTTTACTTCTGTTCCTTCATCTGGACTAAGCCAATTCCATATTCGGAGTGCCAATGAACTTTGTCCTTTGGCTTCTAAGGAACAGAATGTATGA